A single genomic interval of Daucus carota subsp. sativus chromosome 1, DH1 v3.0, whole genome shotgun sequence harbors:
- the LOC108220306 gene encoding sialyltransferase-like protein 1, which yields MKRPPHKASRSSILYLISAAAIFTLFFVAVQFTFFTGKNKIPSEDARILFDFQSNVQQCIANRGLGLTANIIDHCKLVLKFPEGTNSTWYNAQFKVFEPLEYSYDVCEAILLWEQYRNMTTVLTREYLDARPDGWLEYAAKRIAQLGAEKCYNRSLCEEHLNLILPGKPPFRPRQFKTCAVVGNSGDLLKTEFGKEIDSHDAVIRDNEAPVNDKYAKHVGLKRDFRLVVRGAARNMVKILDGSTDEVLIIKSVTHRDFNAMIKSIPNPVYLFQGIVLRRGAKGTGMKSIELALSMCEIVDIYGFTVDPGYTEWTRYFSTPRKGHNPLQGRAYYQLLECLGVIRIHSPMRAERMQDWSDVPSREMIGRAHAAALRLKRSQVGQVDGLGQFGSCKVWGNADSNGNGRISGSPDMSPVRKNSNYSKWEVMPFTSLRREAQDHYVQMEGVSLYKMDGNKLDDLVCVRHSLISEA from the exons ATGAAGAGACCTCCGCACAAAGCTTCTCGTTCATCCATTCTCTATCTGATCTCTGCTGCTGCGATCTTCACTCTCTTCTTTGTCGCTGTTCAATTCACTTTCTTCACCG GTAAAAATAAGATCCCATCGGAAGATGCTCGGATCTTATTTGATTTCCAGTCCAATGTTCAGCAATGCATT GCAAATAGAGGACTTGGGCTCACTGCAAATATCATTGATCACTGCAAACTAGTCCTCAAGTTCCCTGAGGGCACTAACAGCACATGG TACAATGCCCAATTTAAGGTTTTTGAGCCTTTGGAGTACAGCTATGATGTCTGTGAAGCAATTTTGTTGTGGGAACAG TATCGTAACATGACTACAGTTTTGACAAGAGAGTATCTAGATGCTCGGCCAGATGGGTGGTTGGAGTATGCTGCAAAGAGAATAGCACAACT GGGTGCAGAGAAATGCTATAACCGGTCTCTTTGTGAGGAGCATCTTAATTTAATCTTACCAGGAAAGCCTCCATTTCGCCCTCGCCAGtttaaaacatgtgcagttgtTGGAAACTCTGGAGATCTCTTGAAGACAGAGTTTGGAAAAGAAATTGATAGTCATGATGCTGTTATACGAGATAATGAAGCCCCGGTTAATGAT AAATATGCGAAGCATGTTGGTTTAAAGAGGGATTTCAGGCTTGTAGTAAGGGGTGCCGCTCGTAACATGGTCAAGATTCTTGATGGCTCAA CGGATGAGGTACTTATTATTAAAAGTGTCACCCACAGGGACTTCAATGCAATGATAAAG AGCATTCCAAATCCAGTTTACCTCTTCCAGGGAATTGTGTTGCGCAGAGGTGCCAAAGGAACTGGAATGAAATCCATTGAACTAGCACTTTCTATGTGTGAAATTGTTGACATATACGGATTTACTGTTGATCCTGGCTATACTGAATg GACGAGGTACTTTTCCACCCCAAGGAAAGGGCACAATCCACTTCAAGGAAGGGCGTATTACCAACTTCTAGAATGTCTTGGT GTTATTAGGATACATTCTCCCATGAGAGCAGAACGGATGCAGGACTGGTCAGATGTGCCAAGTCGAGAAATGATAGGGCGAGCTCATGCGGCTGCCTTGCGCTTGAAAAGGAGTCAAGTTGGTCAAGTCGATGGATTGGGGCAATTTGGTAGCTGTAAGGTATGGGGCAATGCTGATTCCAATGGAAACGGGCGTATATCCGGATCCCCAGACATGAGCCCTGTCAGGAAGAATTCAAATTATAGTAAATGGGAAGTTATGCCGTTTACCAGTTTGAGAAGGGAGGCACAAGATCACTATGTTCAGATGGAAGGCGTGTCTCTGTACAAAATGGATGGCAACAAATTGGATGATTTGGTTTGTGTAAGACATTCACTTATATCTGAGGCATAA